One part of the Mangrovibacillus cuniculi genome encodes these proteins:
- the ribF gene encoding bifunctional riboflavin kinase/FAD synthetase, protein MELIHIYHPHQLRKEEFPELSMALGYFDGVHLGHQEVIRRAVRNAKENDRKSAIMTFDPHPSVVLGFKHKHVQFITPLKDKIKLFENLGVDYIFVVRFTSEFASLDPQSYIDQYIIGLHVKHVVAGFDFSYGRLGKGTMETISFHSREAFTFEVVQKQDFINEKVSSTRIREALRVGDTHLVEKLLGRPYTMKGTVIHGDKRGRKIGFPTANIELADDYLLPSPGVYAMEVTIQGVSYEGVCNIGYRPTFKDPNEKKLSIEVHLFQFERSIYGEEITLHWLKRIRNEQKFSGIEELVQQIEKDKQEAIVFFHDRK, encoded by the coding sequence TTGGAACTGATTCACATTTATCATCCTCATCAACTAAGGAAAGAAGAATTTCCAGAGTTATCCATGGCTCTTGGGTACTTTGATGGCGTTCATTTAGGACACCAAGAGGTTATTAGACGTGCTGTAAGAAATGCAAAAGAAAATGACCGTAAATCAGCCATAATGACATTTGATCCTCATCCATCAGTTGTCCTTGGCTTTAAACATAAGCATGTCCAATTTATTACCCCATTAAAGGATAAAATAAAGCTATTTGAAAACCTGGGAGTAGACTACATCTTTGTCGTTCGTTTTACGTCAGAGTTTGCTAGCTTAGATCCTCAATCATATATAGACCAGTATATAATTGGCTTGCACGTAAAGCATGTCGTTGCAGGATTTGATTTTAGCTATGGTCGATTAGGGAAAGGAACGATGGAAACTATTTCTTTTCACTCAAGAGAAGCGTTTACTTTTGAAGTGGTGCAAAAACAAGACTTTATCAATGAAAAAGTAAGCTCTACTAGAATACGAGAAGCCCTTAGAGTCGGTGATACTCATTTAGTAGAAAAATTATTAGGTAGACCTTATACCATGAAGGGTACTGTCATTCATGGTGACAAACGTGGTAGAAAGATTGGATTCCCAACAGCAAATATTGAACTAGCCGATGACTATCTACTCCCTAGCCCTGGTGTTTATGCTATGGAGGTAACCATTCAAGGAGTAAGCTACGAAGGGGTTTGCAATATCGGTTATCGTCCTACCTTTAAGGATCCAAATGAAAAGAAGCTTTCTATCGAGGTGCATTTGTTTCAATTTGAAAGGTCTATTTATGGAGAAGAAATAACCCTCCATTGGTTAAAAAGAATTAGAAATGAACAAAAGTTTTCTGGAATTGAAGAATTAGTCCAACAGATTGAAAAGGATAAACAAGAAGCTATTGTTTTTTTTCACGACCGTAAGTAA
- the rpsO gene encoding 30S ribosomal protein S15, with protein sequence MAITQERKNQLIAEYRVHESDTGSPEVQIAILTEEINSLNEHLRVHKKDHHSRRGLLKMVGHRRNLLTYLRNKDVTRYRDLINKLGLRR encoded by the coding sequence ATGGCAATCACACAAGAGCGTAAAAATCAATTAATCGCTGAGTACCGCGTACACGAAAGTGACACTGGATCTCCAGAGGTACAAATTGCAATCCTTACAGAAGAAATCAACAGTTTAAACGAACATTTACGTGTTCATAAGAAAGATCACCATTCTCGTCGTGGTCTTCTAAAAATGGTTGGACACCGTCGTAACCTTTTAACGTACCTACGTAATAAAGATGTTACTCGTTACCGTGATCTAATCAATAAACTAGGTCTTCGTCGATAA
- the pnp gene encoding polyribonucleotide nucleotidyltransferase yields MSQDKQTFSFEWAGRPLVVEVGQLAKQASGAALIRYGDTAVLSTATASKDPKPLDFFPLTVNYEERLYAVGKIPGGFIKREGRPSEKAILASRLIDRPIRPLFADGFRNEVQVINIVMSVDQNCSSEMAAMFGSSLALTISDIPFEGPIAGVVVGRIDGEFVINPTVEQQEKSDMHLAVAGTKYAINMVEAGADEVPEEVMLEAIMHGHEEIKKLIAFQEEIAAAVGVEKREISLYKIDEEIEKSVREQCEADMISAIQVVEKHAREEAIRAVKDRVISSYEEKDEVDQDEMKQVKQVLDKMVKQEVRRLITEDKIRPDGRKQDEIRPLASQVGLLSRTHGSGLFTRGQTQALSVCTLGPLGDVQILDGLGVEETKRFMHHYNFPLFSVGETGPSRGPGRREIGHGALGERALEPIIPNEEDFPYTVRLVSEVLESNGSTSQASICASTLAMMDAGVPIKAPVAGIAMGLVKSGEHYTILTDIQGMEDHLGDMDFKVAGTAKGVTALQMDIKIDGLSREILEEALTQAKHGRIHILESMMEAIAEPRNELSQYAPKIITMKINPDKIRDVIGPSGKQINKIIEETGVKIDIEQDGTVFIASTNQEMNDKAKSIIEDIVREAVVGQLYLGKVKRIEKFGAFVEIFSGKDGLLHISEIAEERIKQVEDVLKLGDEVLVKVTEIDNQGRVNLSRKAVLKDQKEAENNA; encoded by the coding sequence ATGTCACAAGACAAACAAACCTTCTCCTTCGAATGGGCAGGTCGTCCATTAGTAGTAGAAGTTGGACAACTAGCCAAACAAGCAAGTGGTGCTGCGTTAATTCGTTATGGAGATACAGCTGTCTTAAGTACAGCAACAGCTTCTAAAGATCCGAAACCATTGGATTTCTTCCCATTGACAGTAAACTATGAAGAGCGTTTATATGCAGTCGGTAAAATCCCAGGAGGTTTCATTAAACGTGAAGGTCGTCCTAGTGAAAAAGCTATCTTAGCAAGTAGATTAATCGACCGCCCAATTCGTCCTTTATTTGCAGATGGATTCCGTAATGAAGTACAAGTAATCAACATCGTAATGAGCGTTGATCAAAACTGTTCTTCCGAAATGGCAGCTATGTTTGGTTCCTCACTAGCTTTAACTATTTCAGACATTCCTTTTGAAGGACCGATTGCTGGAGTGGTAGTAGGAAGAATTGATGGAGAGTTTGTTATCAATCCTACTGTGGAACAACAAGAGAAATCAGATATGCACCTTGCTGTAGCAGGAACAAAATATGCTATTAACATGGTAGAAGCTGGTGCCGATGAAGTACCAGAAGAAGTTATGTTAGAAGCTATCATGCATGGTCACGAAGAAATCAAAAAACTAATCGCTTTCCAAGAAGAGATTGCAGCTGCTGTAGGTGTAGAAAAACGCGAAATCTCTTTATATAAAATTGACGAAGAGATCGAAAAATCCGTTCGTGAACAGTGTGAAGCTGACATGATTAGTGCGATTCAAGTAGTAGAAAAACATGCACGTGAAGAAGCTATTCGTGCAGTAAAAGACCGTGTTATTTCATCTTATGAAGAAAAAGATGAAGTAGACCAAGATGAAATGAAACAAGTGAAACAAGTACTTGATAAAATGGTAAAACAAGAAGTACGTCGTTTAATTACAGAAGACAAAATTCGTCCTGATGGTCGTAAACAAGACGAAATTCGTCCACTTGCTTCTCAAGTTGGTCTTCTATCTCGTACGCATGGTTCTGGATTATTCACTCGTGGACAAACACAAGCACTAAGTGTGTGTACGCTTGGACCATTAGGAGATGTACAAATCCTAGACGGTTTAGGGGTGGAAGAAACGAAACGTTTCATGCACCATTATAATTTCCCTCTATTCTCTGTAGGGGAAACTGGTCCTTCTCGTGGTCCTGGTCGTCGTGAAATTGGACACGGGGCACTTGGTGAAAGAGCACTTGAGCCAATTATTCCTAATGAAGAGGATTTCCCATATACAGTAAGATTAGTGTCTGAGGTACTAGAATCAAACGGTTCTACATCTCAAGCAAGTATTTGTGCAAGTACATTAGCAATGATGGATGCTGGTGTTCCAATTAAAGCACCTGTTGCTGGTATTGCAATGGGACTTGTTAAGTCTGGAGAGCACTACACTATTTTAACGGACATTCAAGGTATGGAAGATCACCTAGGAGATATGGACTTTAAAGTAGCTGGTACGGCTAAAGGTGTAACAGCACTTCAAATGGACATCAAGATCGATGGATTATCTCGTGAAATTCTAGAAGAAGCTTTAACTCAGGCGAAACACGGGCGTATTCATATCCTAGAATCTATGATGGAAGCAATTGCAGAGCCTCGTAATGAGCTTTCTCAATATGCTCCTAAAATCATTACAATGAAGATTAATCCAGATAAAATTCGTGATGTTATTGGACCAAGTGGGAAACAAATCAATAAGATTATTGAAGAAACTGGCGTAAAAATTGATATCGAACAAGATGGAACGGTATTTATCGCATCTACAAATCAAGAGATGAATGATAAAGCTAAATCGATCATTGAAGATATCGTACGTGAAGCAGTTGTAGGTCAACTGTATCTGGGTAAAGTAAAACGTATTGAGAAGTTTGGTGCATTCGTAGAAATCTTCTCTGGTAAAGACGGATTACTTCACATCTCAGAGATTGCAGAAGAGCGTATTAAACAAGTAGAAGACGTACTAAAACTTGGGGATGAAGTACTTGTAAAAGTTACGGAAATCGACAACCAAGGACGCGTAAACCTTTCTCGTAAAGCAGTTCTTAAAGACCAAAAAGAAGCAGAAAATAACGCATAA
- a CDS encoding polysaccharide deacetylase family protein, with protein MKTIWMICAIFLLGVVAYMKLPIVETYVSLLTEEGVPVVSEDTLKNQIKERASSLLVEPKDARIDPVWKKVPGINGLKVDVESSYKKMKEVGEYKEELLVFEQVSPQVLLKDLKAAPIYIGHPDKEMVSLMINVAWGNEYIPGLLSTLKEEHVKATFFLEGNWTKKNPELAKTISEAGHEIANHSFSHPNMSSLTRDQNREEIVKTNDVIEATTGKTPTILGPPSGDYSQVTVDVAHELGMYTVLWSIDTIDWQKPPVSKIMERVSKKMHSGGTILMHPTESTVEALPLIIQLAKQKDLRIGTISDLLDEERLVKK; from the coding sequence ATGAAAACAATTTGGATGATTTGCGCCATTTTCCTACTCGGCGTAGTTGCATATATGAAACTTCCAATAGTAGAAACTTATGTATCCCTCTTAACGGAAGAAGGAGTCCCTGTTGTTAGTGAAGATACTCTAAAAAATCAAATTAAAGAGCGGGCTAGCTCTTTACTTGTAGAACCTAAAGATGCAAGAATAGATCCTGTTTGGAAAAAAGTTCCTGGTATTAATGGGTTAAAAGTTGATGTCGAATCATCATACAAAAAGATGAAAGAAGTAGGGGAGTACAAAGAAGAATTACTTGTTTTCGAACAAGTTTCTCCTCAAGTATTACTGAAAGATTTGAAGGCTGCACCAATATATATTGGGCACCCCGATAAAGAAATGGTTAGTTTAATGATTAACGTAGCATGGGGGAATGAGTATATTCCGGGACTTTTATCGACGTTAAAAGAAGAACATGTGAAAGCAACATTTTTCTTAGAGGGAAACTGGACGAAGAAAAATCCAGAGTTAGCGAAAACAATCTCGGAAGCTGGTCACGAAATTGCAAATCATTCTTTTTCTCATCCTAATATGAGCTCCCTAACAAGAGATCAAAATAGAGAGGAGATTGTCAAAACAAATGATGTGATTGAAGCAACAACTGGAAAAACGCCTACCATTTTAGGACCACCAAGTGGAGATTACTCTCAAGTTACTGTAGATGTCGCTCATGAACTTGGAATGTACACGGTACTATGGTCAATTGATACCATTGACTGGCAGAAGCCACCTGTTAGTAAGATTATGGAACGTGTGTCAAAGAAAATGCATTCGGGGGGAACCATCTTGATGCATCCAACAGAATCAACAGTAGAAGCACTTCCATTAATTATTCAGTTAGCTAAACAGAAAGATTTGCGTATTGGAACAATTTCTGATTTACTAGATGAAGAGCGATTGGTAAAAAAATGA
- a CDS encoding M16 family metallopeptidase: protein MINTFTCNNGVRVVLESIPTVRSVAIGVWINTGSRHETKELNGVSHFLEHMFFKGTKTKNARELAEAFDSIGGQVNAFTSKEYTCYYAKVLDTYSSFALETLADMFFNSTFDEEELKKEKNVVYEEIKMYEDTPDDIVHDLLGKAAYGDHSLGYPILGTEETLSTFNGQTLRDYMHHLYTPDRVVISIAGNVNEAFIKEVEKLFGGFQGGSPLKEEIKPSFYPKHVAKKKDTEQVHLTMGFEGLEVGHKDVYSLIILNNVLGGSMSSRLFQDVRESRGLAYSVFSYHSSFQDNGMVTIYGGTGANQLDDLFETIQGTLSVLKADGLSDKELKNSKEQLKGSLMLSLESTNSRMSRNGKNELLLGRHRSLDQIVEEIDKVSLESVNRLAQQIFKDEFAMAVIGPNGRLPGE from the coding sequence TTGATTAACACATTTACATGTAATAATGGTGTTCGAGTTGTATTGGAATCTATCCCTACTGTACGTTCAGTAGCTATAGGAGTATGGATTAATACAGGTTCTCGACATGAAACAAAGGAACTTAATGGAGTATCACATTTCTTAGAACATATGTTTTTTAAAGGAACAAAAACAAAAAATGCTAGAGAATTAGCGGAAGCATTTGATTCTATTGGTGGACAAGTGAATGCTTTTACATCAAAAGAATACACATGTTACTATGCTAAAGTTCTGGATACATATTCTTCCTTTGCATTAGAAACATTAGCGGACATGTTTTTTAACTCTACTTTTGATGAAGAAGAGCTTAAGAAAGAAAAAAATGTTGTATATGAAGAAATTAAGATGTATGAAGATACACCTGATGATATTGTACACGATCTTTTAGGAAAAGCAGCCTACGGTGACCATTCTCTTGGCTATCCAATATTAGGTACGGAGGAAACACTATCTACCTTTAATGGACAAACTTTAAGAGATTATATGCACCATTTATATACACCTGACAGAGTAGTTATCTCGATTGCAGGTAACGTAAATGAAGCATTTATTAAAGAAGTAGAAAAACTTTTTGGTGGTTTCCAAGGTGGATCTCCACTAAAGGAAGAAATAAAGCCTTCTTTCTATCCGAAGCATGTAGCGAAGAAAAAAGATACAGAACAAGTACATTTAACAATGGGCTTTGAAGGTTTAGAAGTTGGGCATAAGGACGTTTACAGTTTAATTATTTTAAATAATGTCCTAGGGGGCAGTATGTCTTCTCGCTTGTTCCAAGACGTTCGTGAGTCTAGGGGTTTAGCATACTCTGTATTCTCTTATCACTCTTCTTTCCAAGATAATGGAATGGTTACTATATACGGTGGTACTGGTGCGAATCAGCTTGATGATTTGTTTGAAACAATTCAGGGCACGCTTAGCGTACTAAAAGCCGATGGATTGTCGGATAAGGAACTTAAAAACAGTAAAGAGCAACTGAAAGGTAGCTTAATGCTAAGTTTAGAAAGTACCAACAGTCGAATGAGCAGAAACGGTAAGAATGAGCTATTGTTAGGACGTCACCGTTCATTAGATCAAATTGTGGAAGAGATTGATAAAGTATCTCTAGAGTCTGTGAACCGTCTAGCGCAGCAAATTTTCAAAGACGAGTTTGCAATGGCGGTAATAGGTCCAAATGGACGTCTGCCAGGTGAATAA
- the dpaA gene encoding dipicolinic acid synthetase subunit A, which produces MLTDVQIAVLGGDARQLEIIRKLTELDARLSLVGFEQLDHAFSGAVKEKLEDVQWESLDAVILPVPGTNPEGKIDSIFSNEVIYLHEELVKRTPEHCIYFSGISNPYLDKVMTESNRELIQLFDRDDVAIYNSIPTVEGTIMMAIQHTDFTIHGSNTIVLGLGRVGMSVARTFHHLGGKVSVGTRSSEDIARAVEMGLNGFSLEELKERVKHTDLLINTIPALVVRPEIIAHLPSHALIIDLASKPGGTDFRYAEKRGIKALLAPGLPGIVAPKTAGLILANVLAQLLKEKREEKKS; this is translated from the coding sequence ATGTTAACCGATGTTCAAATAGCCGTACTGGGTGGCGATGCTCGTCAGTTAGAAATTATTCGTAAACTAACAGAGTTAGATGCACGTTTATCATTAGTAGGCTTTGAGCAATTAGATCATGCATTTTCAGGTGCTGTGAAAGAGAAGTTAGAAGATGTTCAATGGGAAAGCTTAGATGCTGTTATTCTACCCGTCCCAGGAACAAATCCTGAAGGTAAGATTGACTCAATCTTTTCAAATGAAGTGATTTATTTACATGAAGAGCTAGTAAAAAGAACCCCTGAACACTGTATTTATTTTTCAGGTATTAGTAATCCATATTTAGACAAAGTCATGACAGAAAGTAACAGAGAATTAATTCAATTATTTGATCGTGATGATGTTGCAATTTATAATTCTATCCCTACTGTAGAGGGAACTATTATGATGGCCATTCAGCACACAGACTTTACTATACATGGGTCTAATACAATCGTTTTAGGTCTTGGGAGAGTGGGTATGAGTGTCGCTCGGACATTTCATCACCTAGGTGGGAAAGTATCTGTAGGTACACGCAGCTCAGAGGATATTGCGCGAGCTGTGGAAATGGGCTTAAATGGTTTTTCGTTGGAAGAACTTAAAGAGAGAGTAAAACACACAGACTTACTAATTAATACGATTCCAGCTCTAGTTGTTAGACCTGAAATAATCGCTCATTTACCTAGTCATGCCTTGATTATTGATTTAGCTTCTAAACCTGGTGGAACGGACTTCCGATATGCAGAAAAACGTGGCATAAAGGCGTTATTGGCACCAGGATTACCAGGAATCGTTGCTCCGAAAACGGCTGGATTAATTTTGGCTAATGTATTAGCTCAACTATTAAAAGAAAAGCGAGAGGAGAAAAAATCATGA
- a CDS encoding dipicolinate synthase subunit B — protein sequence MTLEGKRIGFGLTGSHCTYDAVFPEIQKLVAAGADVIPIVTHTVKQTTTRFGAGDDWIARIEEATGNKVVDSIVEAEPLGPKKPLACMIIAPLTGNSMSKFANALTDSPVLMAAKATLRNHRPVVLGISTNDALGLNGVNLMRLMATKDIYFIPYGQDAPQAKPNSMVARMTQLLPTVEHALKGEQLQPVIVERFLDEE from the coding sequence ATGACATTAGAAGGTAAACGAATAGGATTCGGTTTAACAGGTTCTCATTGTACGTATGATGCAGTATTTCCAGAGATTCAAAAATTAGTAGCAGCAGGTGCGGATGTGATTCCTATCGTTACTCATACCGTAAAACAAACTACTACAAGATTCGGAGCTGGGGACGACTGGATTGCAAGAATAGAAGAAGCAACAGGGAATAAAGTAGTGGATAGTATCGTCGAAGCAGAACCACTTGGACCGAAAAAGCCACTTGCTTGTATGATTATTGCCCCATTAACAGGGAATTCCATGAGTAAGTTTGCAAATGCGCTAACAGACTCACCTGTACTAATGGCAGCGAAAGCCACTTTACGTAATCACCGCCCAGTTGTTTTAGGTATCTCTACAAACGATGCACTAGGATTAAATGGTGTTAATTTGATGCGTTTAATGGCAACGAAGGACATCTATTTCATTCCTTACGGTCAAGATGCACCTCAAGCAAAGCCAAACTCAATGGTTGCTAGAATGACACAATTACTTCCCACTGTTGAGCATGCATTAAAAGGAGAACAACTGCAACCGGTAATTGTGGAGCGCTTTTTAGACGAAGAATAA
- the asd gene encoding aspartate-semialdehyde dehydrogenase, with translation MSQNGYHVAVVGATGAVGQQMLRTLEEKNFPVSKLKVLSSARSAGSKIQFNGTEYTVEEATPESFEGVQIALFSAGGSVSKALAPEAVKRGAIVVDNTSAFRMDETVPLVVPEVNEEDLKSHNGIIANPNCSTIQMVVALEPIRQALGLTKVVVSTYQAVSGAGQAAIEELHRQTKEIAEGNTVEPSILPVKSAEKHYQIAYNAIPQIDVFTENGFTYEEMKMINETKKIMHMPELHVSATCVRLPVVTGHSESVYIEVEDTSKSVDDIRVLLSGAPGVTLQDNPAEQLYPMPALAEGKPDVFVGRIRQDLDAPNGFHLWVVSDNLLKGAAWNSVQIAESLVKLKLV, from the coding sequence ATGAGTCAAAACGGATACCATGTAGCAGTAGTAGGAGCAACAGGAGCAGTAGGTCAGCAAATGCTACGTACATTAGAAGAAAAAAATTTTCCTGTTAGTAAACTGAAAGTATTATCTTCTGCTAGATCTGCAGGTTCTAAAATTCAATTTAATGGTACAGAGTATACTGTGGAAGAAGCAACACCAGAGTCATTTGAAGGTGTTCAAATTGCATTGTTCAGTGCAGGTGGTTCTGTTTCCAAAGCGCTAGCTCCTGAAGCGGTAAAAAGAGGAGCAATAGTAGTAGATAATACAAGCGCATTTAGAATGGATGAAACAGTTCCTTTAGTAGTCCCTGAAGTAAATGAAGAAGATTTAAAGAGCCATAATGGAATTATTGCTAACCCGAACTGCTCTACAATTCAGATGGTTGTAGCATTAGAGCCTATCCGTCAAGCTCTAGGTCTTACTAAAGTTGTTGTATCTACTTACCAAGCTGTATCTGGTGCAGGGCAAGCGGCAATTGAAGAGTTACACCGTCAAACAAAAGAAATTGCAGAAGGAAATACGGTAGAGCCTAGTATTCTTCCAGTTAAATCTGCAGAAAAGCATTATCAAATCGCTTACAATGCCATTCCACAAATAGATGTGTTTACAGAGAATGGTTTCACATACGAAGAAATGAAGATGATTAATGAAACGAAGAAAATCATGCATATGCCAGAATTACATGTTTCGGCAACATGTGTGAGACTTCCAGTGGTTACAGGCCATTCTGAGTCTGTCTATATTGAAGTAGAAGATACGTCTAAATCAGTTGACGATATTCGTGTATTGTTATCAGGGGCTCCTGGTGTAACATTGCAAGATAACCCAGCTGAACAACTTTACCCAATGCCGGCACTAGCGGAAGGAAAACCAGATGTATTCGTTGGTCGTATCCGACAAGATCTTGATGCACCTAATGGTTTCCATTTGTGGGTAGTATCCGATAACTTATTAAAAGGTGCAGCTTGGAATTCTGTGCAAATCGCCGAGAGTCTCGTCAAATTAAAATTAGTGTAA
- the dapA gene encoding 4-hydroxy-tetrahydrodipicolinate synthase, with translation MIYFGKVSTAMVTPFDAKGNIDFPKMTTLIDYLIENGTDSLVVGGTTGESPTLTSEEKVAIFRHAVKVVKGRIPVIAGTGSNNTHASIELTKKAEDAGVDAVMVVAPYYNKPNQEGLYQHFKAVAEATTLPVMLYNVPGRSIVSILPETVIKLSAIDNVVAVKDAGGDLDNMAALISGTSDDFMVYSGDDNLTLPAIAVGATGIVSVASHVIGNQMQEMIELYSNGKVKEAGDLHRKLLPLMQGIFMAPSPTPIKTALQMSGLDVGPVRLPLVPLTESERSALHSLLSVTVS, from the coding sequence ATGATATATTTTGGTAAAGTTTCCACTGCAATGGTGACACCATTTGATGCAAAAGGGAACATAGATTTTCCTAAAATGACGACGTTAATTGATTATTTAATTGAAAATGGTACGGATTCTCTAGTTGTAGGTGGGACTACTGGTGAGTCCCCTACTTTAACTTCTGAGGAAAAAGTTGCTATTTTCCGTCATGCAGTAAAAGTTGTAAAAGGTAGAATTCCTGTCATTGCTGGCACTGGTTCTAACAATACACATGCCTCCATTGAGTTAACGAAAAAAGCAGAAGATGCTGGCGTAGACGCAGTCATGGTCGTTGCCCCATATTACAACAAACCAAACCAAGAAGGTTTGTATCAGCATTTTAAAGCTGTAGCAGAAGCGACAACACTACCTGTTATGCTATACAACGTGCCGGGTCGTTCTATTGTTTCCATATTACCTGAAACAGTCATAAAATTATCTGCCATTGATAATGTAGTGGCGGTCAAAGATGCTGGTGGAGACCTTGATAACATGGCAGCTTTAATCTCTGGCACATCAGATGATTTTATGGTATATAGTGGAGATGACAATTTAACATTACCTGCTATCGCTGTTGGTGCGACTGGAATTGTTTCCGTAGCATCTCATGTAATCGGTAACCAGATGCAAGAAATGATTGAGCTTTACTCTAATGGTAAAGTGAAAGAAGCTGGGGACTTACATCGCAAACTTTTACCATTGATGCAAGGTATTTTTATGGCGCCAAGTCCAACACCTATCAAAACAGCACTACAAATGAGTGGTCTAGATGTTGGTCCCGTGAGACTGCCATTAGTACCTTTAACAGAGTCGGAAAGATCCGCTTTACATTCACTCCTTTCTGTAACTGTTTCGTAA
- a CDS encoding ribonuclease J, which translates to MSKTKHEHIQIIPLGGLGEIGKNMTVIEVDEQLFIIDVGLKSPETDMLGIDIVVPDFQYVMENRDRVRAIFLTHGHDEAIGGLSYLLRRVRVPVYGSALTTALAKDRLKEQDFRGEADFRAVHSDQLLTFDGVKVSFFQTAHTIPGSFGVAIHTSEGAIVHTGDFKFDQSAKGAYEAEMGKMAVLGQKGVLCLLSDSLDAERPGHAVSEATIAQAMVKAFSRAEGRVIVSSYASNVVRLQQVLESSIKTNRKVAIVGRTLLRLYETLCNLGYLSEELQEQVISLNSVNEFAPKEVCLVVTGHSGEPLEALQRMARGQHKLGRIQTGDTVVMMTPPNPGNELVMMKTIDALARAGAEIVTGDKKLYATGHGSQEDLKLMINLLKPKIFIPVQGEDRHLRSHARIAEGLGIPSRDIYVLEKGDRLLWKDGVFRTAGRVQAGNTLIDGSGVGDIGNIVLRDRRLLSQDGIFIVVVTLDRRNKKIISGPELISRGFVYVRESEQLMTQSEELVKTIVEQSLQQDGMDWSTMKQNVRDQLYNFLFERTKRRPMILPIIMEVSKENRSAQQVSVEK; encoded by the coding sequence GTGAGTAAAACGAAACATGAACACATTCAAATTATCCCTTTAGGTGGTTTAGGGGAAATTGGAAAAAACATGACCGTAATTGAAGTAGATGAGCAACTATTCATCATTGATGTCGGTCTTAAGTCACCAGAAACAGATATGTTAGGAATCGATATTGTTGTTCCGGATTTTCAATATGTCATGGAAAACCGTGATCGTGTTAGAGCGATCTTTTTAACACATGGACATGATGAGGCTATCGGTGGTTTATCTTATTTATTACGTCGAGTAAGAGTACCTGTTTACGGATCTGCCCTTACAACTGCTTTAGCGAAAGATCGTTTAAAAGAACAAGATTTTCGAGGAGAAGCGGATTTCAGAGCAGTACATTCTGATCAATTACTTACCTTTGATGGTGTAAAAGTAAGCTTCTTCCAAACTGCTCATACCATTCCAGGTTCTTTTGGTGTCGCTATTCATACATCAGAAGGTGCAATTGTTCATACGGGTGATTTTAAGTTTGATCAATCTGCTAAGGGTGCTTATGAAGCAGAAATGGGTAAAATGGCTGTACTAGGACAAAAAGGAGTACTATGTTTACTATCTGATAGCTTAGATGCTGAACGTCCTGGACATGCTGTTTCAGAGGCAACTATTGCACAAGCAATGGTGAAAGCATTTAGTAGAGCAGAGGGTAGAGTAATTGTATCTTCCTATGCATCTAATGTTGTTCGACTTCAACAGGTCTTAGAGTCGTCTATCAAAACAAATCGTAAAGTAGCTATCGTAGGGCGTACATTATTACGACTTTATGAAACGCTTTGTAACTTAGGATATTTATCTGAAGAATTGCAAGAGCAAGTAATTTCCTTAAACAGTGTGAATGAGTTCGCTCCTAAAGAAGTATGTTTAGTTGTAACAGGTCATTCTGGAGAACCTTTAGAGGCACTTCAACGTATGGCTCGTGGTCAGCATAAGTTAGGTCGAATTCAAACTGGTGATACGGTTGTCATGATGACACCACCTAACCCTGGAAATGAGTTAGTGATGATGAAAACAATCGATGCACTTGCTAGAGCTGGAGCAGAGATTGTTACAGGGGATAAGAAATTATACGCTACAGGACATGGTAGCCAAGAAGACTTAAAACTAATGATCAATCTCTTAAAACCAAAAATCTTTATCCCTGTTCAAGGTGAAGACAGACATTTACGTTCACATGCAAGAATTGCAGAAGGACTAGGTATTCCTTCACGAGATATCTATGTATTAGAAAAAGGAGACCGTTTACTTTGGAAAGATGGTGTTTTCAGAACAGCTGGAAGAGTTCAAGCTGGAAACACATTAATCGATGGTAGCGGTGTTGGGGATATTGGAAATATCGTCCTTCGAGATAGAAGATTACTATCTCAAGACGGAATCTTCATTGTCGTTGTCACATTAGATCGCCGAAACAAAAAAATCATTTCGGGACCTGAACTTATCTCAAGAGGCTTTGTTTACGTTCGCGAATCAGAACAACTGATGACGCAATCAGAAGAACTGGTAAAAACAATTGTGGAACAAAGCTTACAACAAGATGGAATGGACTGGTCGACTATGAAACAAAATGTCCGTGACCAACTGTATAACTTCCTATTCGAAAGAACAAAGCGTCGACCAATGATACTACCAATCATCATGGAAGTATCAAAGGAAAACAGATCTGCGCAGCAGGTATCTGTAGAGAAATAA